The Salvelinus namaycush isolate Seneca chromosome 8, SaNama_1.0, whole genome shotgun sequence genome has a segment encoding these proteins:
- the ppat gene encoding amidophosphoribosyltransferase, with the protein MSEFEESGIGEECGVFGCVAAGEWPTQLEVAKVLTLGLVALQHRGQESAGIVTSNGVNPPTYNTLKGMGLVNNAFPPENLLKLRYGNLGIGHTRYSTTGISELQNCQPFVVDTLHGKIAVAHNGELVNAAALRKKVMRHGVGLSTSSDSELITQLLALTPPMEELDAPDWVARIKNLMHETPTSYSLLVMYTDVIYAIRDPYGNRPLSIGRLVPISKLHTAGAGEGETEGWVVSSESCSFQSIGAKYYREVMPGEIVQISKHGVKSLSIVPRPEGDLPAFCIFEYVYFARPDSIFEGQMVYTVRQRCGRQLAVEAPTEADVVSTVPESATPAALGYAQQSGLPYVEVLCKNRYVGRTFIQPNTRLRQLGVAKKFGALTDNFTGKRVVLVDDSIVRGNTISPIIKLLKEAGATEVHIRVASPPIRFPCYMGINIPTKEELIANRPEFEDIAGYIGATSVRYLSVEGLLSAVQGGIPSLQGKDDRINTNASRRVGHCTACLTGKYPVELEW; encoded by the exons ATGAGCGAGTTCGAAGAATCTGGCATCGGAGAAGAGTGCGGCGTGTTTGGCTGTGTTGCAGCAGGGGAATGGCCAACACAACTAGAAGTTGCCAAAGTGTTAACTTTGGGACTTGTAGCGCTACAGCACAG GGGTCAGGAAAGTGCTGGAATTGTCACAAGCAATGGAGTCAACCCACCAACGTACAACACCCTCAAG GGAATGGGCTTAGTGAACAACGCCTTCCCACCTGAGAACCTTCTGAAGCTGCGCTATGGTAACCTGGGCATCGGGCACACGCGCTACTCCACCACGGGCATCTCTGAGCTGCAGAACTGCCAGCCCTTTGTGGTGGACACACTGCACGGCAAGATCGCTGTGGCACACAACGGGGAGCTGGTCAATGCAGCCGCACTGCGTAAGAAG GTGATGCGTCACGGCGTGGGCCTGTCCACCAGCTCAGACAGTGAGCTCATCACCCAGCTGCTGGCTCTGACTCCACCCATGGAGGAGCTGGATGCCCCTGACTGGGTGGCCAG GATAAAGAACCTGATGCATGAGACCCCGACATCCTACTCGCTGCTGGTGATGTACACAGATGTGATCTATGCTATCCGTGACCCGTATGGAAACAGACCCCTCAGTATTGGTCGCCTCGTCCCCATTTCTAAACTCCACACTGCAG GTGCTGgcgagggggagacagagggctGGGTGGTGTCATCAGAGTCCTGCAGCTTCCAGTCCATCGGTGCCAA GTACTACAGAGAGGTGATGCCTGGAGAGATAGTCCAGATCTCCAAACACGGTGTGAAGTCCCTAAGCATCGTCCCTCGCCCCGAGGGAGACCTCCCTGCATTCTGCATCTTTGAATATGTTTACTTTGCCAGACCAGATTCCATATTTGAAG GTCAGATGGTGTACACGGTGAGGCAGCGCTGTGGACGTCAGCTGGCCGTTGAGGCCCCTACAGAGGCAGACGTGGTCAGCACTGTGCCGGAGTCTGCTACACCGGCTGCACTGGGATATGCACAACAG TCGGGACTGCCGTACGTGGAGGTTCTGTGTAAGAATCGCTATGTTGGGAGAACGTTTATTCAACCAAACACACGCCTCAGGCAGTTGGGGGTGGCCAAGAAGTTTGGGGCACTGACAGACAACTTTACAGGCAAGCGAGTGGTGCTCGTTGATGACTCCATTGTCAGGGGCAACACCATCTCCCCCATAATAAAGCTCTTAAAGGAAGCAGGAGCCACAGAG GTTCATATCCGTGTTGCCTCACCACCCATCAGGTTCCCATGCTACATGGGCATCAACATCCCCACAAAAGAGGAGCTGATTGCTAACAGGCCTGAATTTGAGGACATTGCTGGCTACATTG GTGCAACCAGTGTGAGGTATCTGTCGGTTGAGGGCCTGTTATCAGCGGTGCAGGGAGGAATCCCCTCCCTCCAGGGGAAGGATGATAGGATCAACACCAATGCCAGCAGGAGAGTGGGCCACTGCACCGCCTGCCTCACAGGAAAATACCCTGTGGAACTGGAGTGGTGA
- the si:dkeyp-117h8.4 gene encoding uncharacterized protein si:dkeyp-117h8.4 → MDDFVKNKFQNNVKIYTDNLERIVQKYSKLHDDGTEVNLEDITPKDVSRCMFKSELELLKLELSKSDAGLAELSLGDISEIHRPHDTTGDFKMDISYHQDDANNDCVDEGAVDTSAVTAPSNDSVMQQAAENSHWVDNSKVNETRSNLWGAPEEQDGELERSLSSQRSTLQELYPSMLGQIGEAWRRQHMSDAAVGVLRRYHRLRWSSNRNLNNRTFNSTLRPAHRKPDLNNSQSILLTSQNTTLNVSNPKSPKFNLKRTNGTHPPPQTKVNLQKWPAERQSPRKRTDSGNRQPSRPFPLMDFSSCPSSAGSSPAASAPSSPPSAPSSPPSAASSPPSALSSPASSTPSADSSLQDSPELDEAPLNQTFTVSMSSAPLTRVRYTTLVFSPDRSEGPSTAGGLSSPSLRCAPPTVPSQRICTAVRPVVSMGMSSDTESSVYRSSSAQSPYRARLLSWEGQRASPNTDHRSLKSGVAGYHQKNMVTVEPRSSPAFSHSFQRPLMSPRKLHHLDACSTSQLKVHSSRFPHQESTARAAQPKLQRHYSLDSFSPSISLRNSTKQIDKDFQKLYHKLVCQGKPVPSCCMCERRAETTRGPSSSALAALALSPHHSVMRKRRRELVQEHSPESKRFRDNSCLYSPGSLRQIEMIRCQNRSDSHLSSTHLSSIQRYISCDSHTWSPHRASLFQIHHSPHHQHHSSDAAVRKAAGSCSGLHVDQPSPACRAKYNRFVGIHQGKSPVKAECQCGCSPSFSRRRLLYK, encoded by the exons ATGGACGACTTCGTCAAAAATAAATTTCAGAACAATGTCAAGATTTACACTGATAATCTGGAGAGAATCGTTCAGAAG TATTCAAAGCTGCATGACGATGGGACTGAGGTGAACCTGGAGGACATAACTCCCAAAG ATGTGAGCCGTTGCATGTTCAAGTCAGAGTTGGAGCTGTTAAAGCTGGAATTGTCAAAG AGTGATGCTGGCCTGGCAGAGCTGTCACTAGGAG ATATTTCTGAAATACACAGGCCACATGACACCACTGGAGACTTCAAG ATGGACATCTCATACCACCAGGATGATGCCAACAATGATTGTGTCGATGAGGGTGCTGTAGACACGAGTGCTGTCACTGCCCCCAGTAATGATTCTGTTATGCAGCAGGCTGCCGAGAACAGCCACT GGGTGGATAATTCCAAGGTGAATGAGACTAGAAGTAACCTGTGGGGTGCGCCAGAGGAGCAGGATGGGGAGCTGGAGCGCTCTCTGAGCAGTCAACGTAGCACTCTACAGGAGCTGTATCCCAGCATGCTCGGTCAGATAGGAGAGGCCTGGAGGCGCCAACATATGTCCGACGCGGCTGTAGGGGTGCTAAGGAGGTACCACAGACTCAGGTGGTCGTCTAACAGAAACCTCAATAACCGCACCTTCAACAGCACCCTGAGACCAGCTCACAGAAAGCCTGACCTCAACAATAGCCAATCCATCCTCCTAACATCTCAGAACACCACACTGAATGTGAGTAACCCCAAGAGTCCAAAGTTTAACCTCAAAAGGACAAACGGCACCCATCCTCCTCCACAGACCAAGGTCAACCTCCAGAAGTGGCCAGCAGAGAGGCAGTCACCCAGGAAGCGGACAGATTCAGGAAACAGACAACCATCTCGGCCTTTTCCACTGATGGACTTCTCCTCTTGTCCTTCCTCTGCAGGCTCCAGTCCTGCCGCCTctgctccctcctcccctccctctgctccctcctcccctccctctgcagcctcctcccctccctctgctctctcctccccagcctcctccactccctctgcAGACTCCTCCCTACAGGATAGCCCTGAGCTAGATGAGGCACCCCTAAACCAAACCTTCACGGTGTCTATGTCCTCTGCCCCACTCACCAGGGTTAGGTATACTACCCTTGTCTTTAGTCCTGACAGATCTGAAGGCCCTTCCACAGCAGGAGGGTTGAGCAGCCCATCTCTGAGGTGTGCCCCCCCCACAGTCCCCAGTCAGAGGATTTGCACAGCAGTACGCCCTGTGGTCAGTATGGGCATGTCTTCAGACACAGAGAGTTCTGTCTACCGCTCCTCATCAGCACAGAGTCCCTACAGAGCCAGACTGCTGAGCTGGGAAGGCCAGCGTGCATCTCCTAACACTGACCATAGAAGCCTCAAATCAGGCGTTGCTGGATATCATCAGAAAAACATGGTGACGGTGGAACCCAGATCTTCCCCTGCGTTTTCCCACTCTTTTCAGAGGCCTCTGATGTCACCCAGGAAGCTCCACCACCTGGACGCCTGCAGTACCTCCCAACTGAAAGTACACTCATCTCGATTCCCCCATCAGGAGTCTACTGCTAGGGCAGCTCAGCCAAAGCTCCAGCGACACTATTCCCTGGATTCATTCTCCCCATCCATCAGTCTAAGGAACTCCACTAAGCAGATCGATAAGGACTTCCAGAAGCTCTACCACAAGCTTGTCTGTCAGGGCAAACCGGTCCCCTCCTGTTGCATGtgtgagaggagagcagagaccACCAGAGGCCCCTCCTCCTCTGCTCTGGCTGCCCTGGCCCTGTCTCCTCACCACTCTGTCATGAGGAAGCGTCGCAGGGAGCTGGTCCAGGAACATTCCCCAGAGTCCAAACGCTTCAGAGACAACTCCTGCCTGTACTCACCAGGATCTCTCCGCCAGATAGAAATGATCAGGTGCCAGAATCGCTCAGACAGCCATTTGTCCTCCACCCATCTATCCTCCATCCAGAGGTACATCTCCTGTGACTCCCACACCTGGAGCCCCCATAGGGCCAGCCTGTTTCAGATCCACCACAGCCCCCATCACCAACACCACTCATCAGACGCAGCAGTCAGGAAAGCTGCAGGCTCCTGCTCTGGCCTGCATGTTGATCAGCCCTCTCCTGCTTGT AGAGCGAAATACAACAGATTTGTTGGGATTCATCAAG GAAAGTCACCTGTCAAGGCAGAGTGCCAATGTGGCTGTTCTCCAAG TTTCTCTCGGAGACGGCTTCTGTATAAATGA